From the Alkalibacter saccharofermentans DSM 14828 genome, the window GCACCACGGACACCGATGGTGTCCGAGTTCGTGGGCTTCGCCCAATATCTATCTCCCAGCTCATCGCATTTAAAGTGAACTTTATGCGCTGCCTGATCGATAGCTGCTGTTTCTCTGCTTTGCACGTAAAAAGGACCCTTTTAGCAAAGGATCCTTAGATTGCAGATGGTGCCGAAGGCGGGAGTCGAACCCGCACGAGTGTTACCTCACTACGCCCTGAACGTAGCGCGTCTGCCAATTCCACCACTTCGGCGATTACTAGGTCATAATAACATAAAAGCTGATAATATGAAAGAGTAATCGATATTGAAATAGATAAAAAAACTCAAAATTGAAGTTTTAGCATCACTAATAGTTTATAATGTAATTAGTATTAAATGGGGGGATAACAAAAATGGGAATAGAAAAATATTATATCGACAAGGACTCCTTAAAGGAATTTGATTCAAAGAGTGATCAGTTGATTGAGTTGATGAATAAATATATGAAGGACGATAATGATAGAAGAAATCTTATCGGAAATAATTCCATTGACGTGATGTACGACAATCACAGGCATCACGTCAATTTTATGAAATCTGTTTTTGTACTTAGAGATTCTAAGATGTTTAATGAAATTGTGGAGTGGGCATATTTTAGTTATACATCGAGAGGATTTGACCCAATATACTTTCATACAGCAATTCCTATGTGGATTAAAACCATCAAGGATACATTTTCGGAAGCAACGGCAAACCAGGTTATACCGTACTATAATGAGATTTTAAATATTATCGAAGGGATAGATGTAGATAAGATAACTCACGAAAAAGACCATTCGAAAGTGAAATCTTCGTGGAATAAATTCCAAAAGGATTTATACCAAATTTTAATTAAAGGTGATTTTAGACTTGCGGTGAAGTTGACAGAGACAGTGGTTAGCAATAGAGAAGATTTGAAAAGCACTTATTACGATGTGCTAAGGCCTGTAATGTATGAGATAGGTCTTTCTTGGGAGAAAGGGCTGATAACGACAGCCCAGGAACACTTAGCCACTTCAATTATTATAAGGTTGATGACGACCTTATACATGAAGTTTTTTGGATTAATAGATTATGCAAAGGGCAAATTTATAATGAGCGCGGCTCAAAACGAGTTTCACGAGGTAGGGGCAAGGATGATATCTGATTTATTGGAACTTGACGGGTGGGATGTGGAGTACTATGGCGCAAACACACCTGTTGACTCTCTTTATGAAAGACTAGTATCAGATAAGCCTGATATCTTGGGAATATCGGTGGCAATGCCCTTTAATTTGCCTAAAGTAATAGAGTTTATAGAAAGAATTAGAGAAGACGACAGACTGAACAGCATGAAAATCATGGTTGGCGGTTATGCAGTATCAAATATGAGCAGCAAAGAAATTATACCTGCCGATTTGGTGGTTGGAGGAACTGAAGATCCTATAGTGCTTGCTGGAGAGTGGTGGAATAAAAGATGGACTTCTTAAATCTATTCAAAGACGAAATACTGAATTATCTGAAAGGTGATTCTGAAATTCCTATTATCGTAATTAATTCAGAAGGTGAGATATTCTACGCGAATAATGCCTTTTATTCTCTTGTCTCAAATAGGGTGGAAGTAAAAGCAACACATGATATAAACGAAATTTTTACCGTAGTTGTGGAAGAAACAGCAAATTCAAAAGAAATTACCTTGATCCGTACTGACAAGCACAATTCTATAAAAATTACAGGTAAAACTATTCAAAAGGAAAAGAACATATTGGTTATTTTTGAAGACTATATCTTCAACGATGATTCAATAACGGAAAAGCTTACGACTATGAACATTGAAATGTCAAATATCACTAGAGAGCTGGCAAAAAAAAATGCAAAGCTGGAACAGGCAAATAAAAAAATAACTGAACTTCTTAACAAGGATTACCTGACCCAAGTGGGCAACCGCAAGTACTTCTACGAAAGGCTTGAGGCGATGATATCCTATTATAAAAGAACAAAAAATGGGAAGCTTGCGTTGGTTCTTTGCGATATTGACAACTTTAAGAATGTGAATGATACTTACGGCCACGACGTGGGAGATTTGGTCTTGGTTAATTTTGCCGGGGCATTAAAAGATAAACTTAGAAAAGAAGATGTGGTTGCAAGATTTGGAGGAGAGGAGTTTATCGTAATTTTAACTTGCAGCGATGAAGAAGATGTAAAAGAAGTGGCAGAACGACTAAGAAAACTAGTATCGAAGATAACTATTCCAGGTCACGATTTAACAGTGACAGCAAGTTTTGGAGCTACTGAATATCATTTTGAAGATACGGTGGACTCAATAATTAAAAGAGCTGATGAAGCGATGTATGAAGCCAAGGATAAAGGTAGAAATAATGTTGTATATAAAAGCAGGCTGGATGGAACAAAAAACAATTAATTGCGTCTAAATGTACGAGGGGGTCAAAGTGATGGGCATAAATGAATCTAATCTCATTAAGGATCTGAAAAAGGGCAAAAATGAAGCCTTTGAATTGATTGTAAA encodes:
- a CDS encoding cobalamin B12-binding domain-containing protein, translating into MGIEKYYIDKDSLKEFDSKSDQLIELMNKYMKDDNDRRNLIGNNSIDVMYDNHRHHVNFMKSVFVLRDSKMFNEIVEWAYFSYTSRGFDPIYFHTAIPMWIKTIKDTFSEATANQVIPYYNEILNIIEGIDVDKITHEKDHSKVKSSWNKFQKDLYQILIKGDFRLAVKLTETVVSNREDLKSTYYDVLRPVMYEIGLSWEKGLITTAQEHLATSIIIRLMTTLYMKFFGLIDYAKGKFIMSAAQNEFHEVGARMISDLLELDGWDVEYYGANTPVDSLYERLVSDKPDILGISVAMPFNLPKVIEFIERIREDDRLNSMKIMVGGYAVSNMSSKEIIPADLVVGGTEDPIVLAGEWWNKRWTS
- a CDS encoding GGDEF domain-containing protein, which codes for MDFLNLFKDEILNYLKGDSEIPIIVINSEGEIFYANNAFYSLVSNRVEVKATHDINEIFTVVVEETANSKEITLIRTDKHNSIKITGKTIQKEKNILVIFEDYIFNDDSITEKLTTMNIEMSNITRELAKKNAKLEQANKKITELLNKDYLTQVGNRKYFYERLEAMISYYKRTKNGKLALVLCDIDNFKNVNDTYGHDVGDLVLVNFAGALKDKLRKEDVVARFGGEEFIVILTCSDEEDVKEVAERLRKLVSKITIPGHDLTVTASFGATEYHFEDTVDSIIKRADEAMYEAKDKGRNNVVYKSRLDGTKNN